The Nilaparvata lugens isolate BPH unplaced genomic scaffold, ASM1435652v1 scaffold4760, whole genome shotgun sequence DNA segment ATCATGTTTTCATTGTTCATATCACAGTCAGATGTATTTCTTTCAAAGCTCACATCATTCATATGTACCTCAGGATCTCCAATCACATTAATCAGTTCCCCATTGGACTCTATATTGATTGAAGATAAATCTGGTGCTTCATTGCTAACAAAGCCTTCAATTGGGTTATTGTCAGAGGTGCCTGGTTCAAAACTAATGCTATCAATTGGTGCTCCATAGAATCTACAATTATTATCCCATTCTGGATTGAATCAAACGAAGATGGATTTGTTGAGTTGCTACTacccaataaattaatatcaccAGATGTACCTGGTTGGTAATTGATGAGTGTCTCATTAGATTCTACAGTCATTATTGATGACAAATCTGGTGTTCCATTGCTTTCAAAAACTTCCGTATTGTTGGATGGTCCCGGTTGGAAAATATTGTTATCCAAAACAATTACCTCACCTAAgtcattttcaatcaatttcccAATTTCAGCTGTCTCTTCTTTGGTTGTGAAGTTGGAATCCGGGAAAAGATCCTTGAAAGAGATGGTCTTGGATCCACGTGTTGTATGGGTAGAAGCATCTAAATCTGTTGTCTTGTTGATCATATCCAACATTTTTTGCCCCCGTGAAGCCATTCTGAAACAAGcaaattgaacaaaaactttTTTAATTGTTCAGTGCAATATCGTAGTTAATTGAttagtaattttataaaatagattGCATTAGCTAAGTAACTTGTTCCAGcacatcaatatttttttttaaaaagcaGAGTAAATATACCAGCTATCCACTTCTTTAAAGGAATAATACAATTCTGTCATGCATACAAAATTGTAAAAGGGATAGCCTTTTGGCTATAAAAGGTATGATCACAGCAAATCAAAAATGAAGCCTCTTCTGTTGGTGTGTAGAATCAAGGTTGGAAATAAAATGTGATAAATTACAGCCTGGGACAGTTTGTACAAGATAATTAGGAATTTACATATATAAGTTATAATTGTTATTGTTAGACTATAGCAGTTCGAGCTAACTGAAAAAGCTTTACATTGTAACAGCACTGTGTCTTCTCAGTTCACACAAACTAGCTTGCAGATGCTTAGGTTAAATTCGAAAAGCCTTTATAGGTAGCCTATAATATTTATGGGAGATGCAATATTATGACCAGTGATatgttaaattaaaaaaataattccaaaaaaACTCTATAGGCCTAGGTACCTGTATAAGTGCTGCAAGATGAATATTGAAGATCTGTTGGCAGTCCCTTCTTCAAACTCCAGTTCAGCACAGCTCCCTGCAACAAATCATTACACGTTTAAAAAAACTGAATTACCTAGAATTACATACTTCCTCATGCTATAAATGAATAGCGAATAGGTAATGTACATTTTATAGACCGATTACAGTATCCAATAATAAGTACCGGTACTTTATAATCAACTTGGAGGTTGGATTTGAAATAGATTCATAAGTAGACTACCTGCAGAAtaacaaaaaactcaattttcataTCTATAGCATAGATATGAAGTTATATCTGTATTATTCAAGATCTGAATATTATAAGTTACACCACGGTGGCTGAATACAAAGACACTCACTGAATGTCTGATCTTGTTAGAAGAATattgagtaggcctacctattattttatcaaaacttACAGAGCATTAATAAGATAAATGCTTATTAATAGGTTGGTAATGtactatatatattttattgaacacTTATCATTCTAATAATGAGTATTCAACTCAAAATGACTTGAGTTCAGATTTGGAATAGATTTTCAAGTACGgtaataggcctactgtaggcCACGTGGGCTACTTAGGTCAATAATAACTATCAACTATATAATAGAATagtctatttttaaaaaagtcGTCTTACCTCATGAAgaagtttcaaatttatgaaaataacattatCTTGAAGACATTTGAAGACTCAAACTCATTAAAGACAAAAATAAGCAGCAAGATTTACGACACGACATATAGCAGAATAGGTAGGCTACagctaaatttcaagttgagGTGTTATGTGGGATACGAGTAATTGCTTCCATTCTATGGTAAACGTTGAAAACTTGATATTGGCATGAATAGGATTATGTGGCTTACTAGATAATGTTCCATGTTTCATCGACTGGATGTTACTAGGAAATGCGTTGATTCATATAACAAATTCTAGAATCATCTGTGGGTTACTATATTTTGCAGTAAAGTAGTAAAAAAGTGTGGGAATCCAGTGGTATAAGAATCtcatttttggaatttttgtggGTTACGAGGTTTTGCCAGAAGACCAGCgatatgtataattatatttgaatttacatgttttgtataatagtaccttgtcaagcagcctctttgaggttcgctcaagatagcttatttattcaataaacgtttttactattctattctatttatggATAGCTTTTAACATAATTCAAAGACTTTCCttcaaattatgtaaaataCATTACATTAAATACTCGTATGATACTTTGGAGGTTATTTTGTTGAACTGTGTGGCTCTTGCTCCAACAGCTGAAAGTAGATCTCAGCCAGCCAGTTACCTCagaatctatttttattcatttcattcaagcTATCAGAGGATTACAAAAACGTTTTATTCACGGAATTGTACAAAATCAAGCCAGAACAGCAAAGGATTTATCTAATGAACAAAATgatcttacaaaaaattcaATGTAGCGTAATGGAACCTATGATGAGCCTGAGAAAAGCAGATGCCAAGTCACTATTACCTATCTTGTTCCAAATGGTAAAGGTGAAAATATACAGGTATGTTCGAAAACTTTCAAAGACATTTTTGCTATTAAACCCAAATATTATAAGTTATGCAAGCAAAGCTGAAACAAGGTCATCTAGTTTTTACTGATTTGAGGGGGGCAAACCGAAATCGAATGAGCATAAGTATAAATTTTCTGAGGATGACTGTAATCTAGTCAAAGCTCACATTAATATTTTTCCACGGCATGAGAGCCACTTTTCTCGCAAAAAACAACTTGTGAATATCTTCCTCCGGATTTGAACATGCACAGACTATTGAAGCATTCCAACTTAAGTATCCAAACAGCAAAAATTACTAccgctactattcaaaatttttaaaacctATTTCCCAAAGCTAAAATTCCATCATCCAGTAATAGATTCCTGCAATAAATGTGACAAATTAAAAGCATTGTTGATAAAATGAAGACGAAGTTGAAGCTAAAACAAATTTGGAATTACACCATCATAGAGCAGAAATGACTCGATCGTGGATGTCCAATGACCTCTCAAAATCTCAACTTCCTGGATGTTCGTTTACTACACTTTGCATGACTTGCAACAAGTGATGCTCGTTCCTACATTCCTACACTCACACATAACACCATGTTCTACTCAAGACAACTTTCCACATACAACCTGGGGGTACATATGGGGGACAATAGTGGAGGCTTCATGTGCATGTGGCATGAAGGGATAGGGTATTGGGGTGCAAATGAAATAGCATCAtgtaccaaaattttgagttattaaatggaatttattctatgttgagttagtagttttcagttcccatgaagatagtaaatttattcttgttcatggcaacttagccagcatttctaaaatcGTTATAATATGATCAAATCTTATTAAAGTCCTTGGTTCCCACGATCCCACTGGAATTATCTATTCTCATGATATTTAGACGCAGAAGTATGCTGAAtcaatcccataattctaaacttgcaaaagggaaataacttttttttcctagtttccttcttgcttgaacgtatcaccttccttatttactgaggagaaagagagtgggcgaagagaaattcacagcgatcgggtaaatattttaaatgatgaTGGCAAAACTGATCAGTCTGGAAGCCTCTGAAAACTAGGAGAGCGATCATTCTAATCCCAGCTGTCAGAGTGTTAACTGTTTCTTgacattttctttcaatttccaataatgttttcgtttggggtacattctcattctctccaggGGATTTATTGTCCAAGTAAATCGGACATCTTTGAAGTTACTTTAAATGTAGGCTAAGAGTAATATTTAGAGGTAAAGTCCCccttatagaatataataatgggatgaattaggatgacgattgattccctctatactttggatcttcaataccccttttgggtgagtattttcattattgtcattgaatatgatttataatttgtaaatgtttgatttatgtattgaataatattatttatttcctcataggaagcggtgaatgtatttatttgatgatctacctagatcatcaattgaataccatcctattagatattggtaattattatgtttctaattctgttgtaaatttgtcatcagtttctgtatcgggctgagaatttccattgtaaaagggccggcgacttcttccaaccatggatggaatcgtacgtcattgaacgctgatgaggagagaacaagactaactcccttttggatctgtcgccgcgacgcctgaacattcctggaggaTGACTaatcatcttcacccttcatccatctccgccAGGGACTCCGGACATCGCAATGACAACTACAATatgagtacttgatctttccccaccagaattcaatgtgtcccttaaattgtggtctcttaaagacgtaaaaatggtctcttaaagacaaagataatctttaattgaagaaagtatttattgtaaagtgttgtttgaatttaaatatttaatatataggCAATCAATtgtcaaatgatttttatttcggattcctcaccactggaatagtactagaaatttcactaacccCTCCACCATCAGGGTCTCGCATGatttccaaacttaattatagttgtctgagaatttaggtTCTCAAAAGACACTATAATCATGTTTCTATAAAGTAGCTACATCAGGTGTTATAACAAAAAAAGACTTGTTGTGTGGTGTGATAATCCAGCTGCTCAAAATAAAtaagtagcacaggagggaaaTGCTGTCAATATTTACCaatagcacaggagggagatactgtcaataatttgccagaagcacaggagggagatacTGCCAATAATTTACGAGTACCACATGAGGGGGATGCTGTCAATAATtcgccagtagcacaggagggaggtGCTGTCAATAACATGCCAGTAGCACAGTAGGGAGATGCGGTCAATAacatgccagtagcacaggagggagatacTGTCAATAatatgccagtagcacaggagggagatacTGTCAATAATATGCCAGTAGCTCAGGAGagagatgctgtcaataatatgctgttaataataatctataatcGATGTTGAGGAAAAGGAGAACATCCCTGAAAACGATAAGAGATTCGTCATCATCCATGGAGTGAAGTTAAATGGAATCACCGCTCCTCATGTATTGGATGCAGCTTTTAAGGTTTGATTTGGAACTTTTTTTGGAACTGTTCAACGGTTTATCTTGCAAGcataaagaatttattataCTTTAGGGCCTGCACAAATGACAACGTTAAGACAGTGTTTAATGCTCCATTGTAAAGCGCATGTTTGACACATACATAGAAACAATGGGATCGTACACATGCAAACGTGCGCTTTGAAAAATAGCACATCCCACATCAACCGCCTCGTTTGCAGTGTGCTTCGAGTTACTATACTGGGCATTGGAACTGGTCATGCCTGTACACATGACGACGTAAAACCCGTTTTACACACACTTTTGCTGTGAAAAGGTGATTTAGTTTTGTGATTTGTTAGATCTTGAGTTTTTTTTGTACAATGGAtgcacaggagggagatgctgtcaataatttgccagtagcacaggagggagatgctgtcaatgatttgccagtagcacaggggAGATGCTATCATAAacatgccagtagcacaggagggagatgctgtcaatGATTTGctagtagcacaggagggagatgctatcaataacatgccagtagcacaggagggagatgctgtcaataacatgccagtagcacaggagggagatgctgtcaataacatgccagtagcacaggagggagatgctatcaataacatgccagtagcacaggagggagatgctgtcaTGAATTGCCAGTAGCACAGAGGGAGATGCTATCAAtaatttgccagtagcacaggagggagatgctgtcaataacatgccagtagcacaggagggagatgcgTCACTacatgccagtagcacaggagggagatgctatcaataacatgccagtagcacaggaggttGATGCTGTAAAAAACATGCCAGTAGCACAgagggagatgctgtcaatgatttgccagtagcacaggagggaggtGCTATCAATAaattgccagtagcacaggagggagatgctgtcaataatttgccagtagcacaggagggagatgctaTCAAtatttgccagtagcacaggagggagatgctgtcaataacatgccagtagcacaggagggagatgctgtcaataCATGCCAGAAGAACAGGAGGAGATACTGTGAATAATATGccgtagcacaggagggagatgctgtcaatgatttgccagtagcacagaGGGAGATGCTATCAATAacatgccagtagcacaggagggagatgctgtcaatgatttgccagtagcacaggagggagatgctatcaataacatgccagtagcacaggagggagatgctgtcaataacATTGAAGATCTGTTGGCAGTCCCTTCTTCCAACTCCAGTTCAGCACAGCTCCCTGCAACAAATCATTACACGTTTAAAAAAACTGAATTACTAGAATTACATCTTCATCATGCTATAAATGAATAGCGAATAGGTAATGTACATTTTATAGACCGATTACAGTATCCAATAATAAGTACCGGTACTTTATAATCAACTTGGAGGTTGGATTTGAAATAGATTCATAAGTAGACTACCTGCCAGAATAACAAATAAACTCAATTTTCATATCTATAGCATAGATATGAAGTTATATCTGTATTATTCAAGATctgaatattataaagttaCACCACGGTGGCTGAATACAAAGATCACTCACTGAATGTCTGATCTTGTTAGAAGAATattgagtaggcctacctattattttatcaataacttaCAGAGCATTAATAAGATAAATTGCTTTATTTAATAGGTTGGTAATGTagctatatatattttattgaacacTTATCATTCTAATAATGAGTATTCAACTCAAAATGACTTGAGTTCAGATTTGGAATAGATTTATCAAGTACGgtaataggcctactgtaggcACACGTGGGCTACTTAGGTCCACAATAATAATCTATCAACTATATAATAGAATagtctatttttaaaaaatgtcgtCTTACCTCATGAAgaagtttcaaatttatgaaaataacattatCTTGAAGACATTCTTGAAGACTCAAACTCATTAAAGACAAAAATAAGCAGCAAGATTTACGACACGACATATAGCAGAATAGGTAGGCTACagctaaatttcaagttgagGTTATGTTATGTGGGATACGAGTAATTGCTTCCATTCTATGGTAAACGTTGAAAACTTGATATTGGCATGAATAGATATTATGTGGCTTACTAGATAATGTTTCCATGTTTCATCGACTGGATGTTACTAGGAAATGCGTTGATTCATATAACAAATTCTAGAATCATCTGTGGGTTACTATATTTTGCAGTAAAGTAGTAAAAAAGTTGGGAATCCAGTGGTAAAGAATCtcattttttggaatttttgtggGTTAcgcacaggagggagatgctatcaataacatgccagtagcacaggagggagatgctgtcaaaaacatgccagtagcacaggagggagatgctgtaaatgatttgccagtagcacaggagggaggtGCTATCAAtaatttgccagtagcacaggagggagatgctgtcaataatttgccagtagcacaggagggagatgctatcaataatttgccagtagcacaggagggagatgctgtcaataacatgccagtagcacaggagggagatgctaTCAATAACATGCCAGAAGAACAGGAGGGAGATACTGTGAATAatatgccagtagcacaggagggagatgtTGTCAATaattgccagtagcacaggagggaaatgctgtcaataatttgccagtagcacaggagggagatgctaTCAATAACATGCCAGTAGCACGGGAGGGAGATGCTATCAATAacatgccagtagcacaggagggagatgctgtcaatgatttgccagtagcacaggagggagatgctaTCAATAACATgtcagtagcacaggagggagatgctgtcaataatttgccagtagcaaaggagggagatgctgtcaatgatttgccagtagcacaggagagAGATGCTATCAATAacatgccagtagcacaggaggagATGCTGTCAATGATTTGCCAGTAGAACAGAGGGAGATGCTATCAATAacatgccagtagcacaggtGGGAGATGCTGTCATAacatgccagtagcacaggagggagatgctgtcaataacatccagtagcacaggagggagatacTGTCTATAatatgccagtagcacaggagggagatgctcTCAATAATTGCCAGTAGCACATGAGAGAAatgctgtcaataatttgccagtagcacaggagggagatgctatcaataacatgccagtagcacaggagggagatgctgtcaataatAAGCCAGTAGCACAGGAAGGAGATGCTGTTAATAACATGCCAGTAGCAGAGGAGGGAGGTGCTGTCAATAacatgccagtagcacaggagggagaaaCTGTCAATAATTTGCCAGAAGCACAGGATGGAGATACTGTCCAATAATTGCCATAGCACAGTGGGAGATACTGTCAATAATaagccagtagcacaggaggagatgctgtcaataatttgccagtagcacaggagggagatacTGTCAATAatatgccagtagcacaggagtaAAATGCTGACAAtaatttgccagtagcacaggagggagatacTGTCAATATATGCCAGTAGCTCAGGAGAGAGTGCTGTCAATAATATGCtgttaataataatctataatcaTGTTGAGGAAAAGGAGAACTCCCTGAAATGATAAGAAATTCGTCATCATC contains these protein-coding regions:
- the LOC120355779 gene encoding uncharacterized protein LOC120355779 isoform X2 produces the protein MSLSLQECLQDNVIFINLKLLHEGAVLNWSLKKGLPTDLQYSSCSTYTEWLHGGKKCWI
- the LOC120355779 gene encoding uncharacterized protein LOC120355779 isoform X1 is translated as MASRGQKMLDMINKTTDLDASTHTTRGSKTISFKDLFPDSNFTTKEETAEIGKLIENDLGEVIVLDNNIFQPGPSNNTEVFESNGTPDLSSIMTVESNETLINYQPGTSGDINLLGSSNSTNPSSFDSIQNGIIIVDSMEHQLIALVLNQAPLTITQLKALLAMKHQIYLQSI